Proteins from one Amycolatopsis benzoatilytica AK 16/65 genomic window:
- a CDS encoding DUF4191 domain-containing protein — translation MAGKQDKEAAKQAKREKRAASKARRGQLFEAFKMQRREDPMLIPWMVGSIVVTAGVLFGIGFIFNIQWTLLPLGVVLGILLAVIIFGRRVQRTVYGKADGQPGAAAWALENLRGKWKVTPTVAATTQLDAVHRVLGHPGVILVAEGAPHRVKGLLAQEKKRVSRLVGDTPIYDVTIGHEDNQVPLKKLQAHLAKLPRNLKPAQVDALEAKLAALGSRGAAMPKGPMPAGAKMRNVQRTIRRR, via the coding sequence ATGGCGGGCAAGCAGGACAAGGAAGCGGCCAAGCAGGCCAAGCGGGAGAAGCGAGCGGCGAGCAAGGCGCGCCGCGGGCAGCTGTTCGAGGCGTTCAAGATGCAGCGCCGAGAAGACCCGATGCTGATCCCCTGGATGGTCGGCTCGATCGTGGTCACCGCCGGCGTGCTGTTCGGCATCGGCTTCATCTTCAACATCCAGTGGACGCTGCTGCCGCTGGGCGTCGTGCTCGGCATCCTGCTGGCCGTGATCATCTTCGGCCGCCGCGTGCAGCGCACGGTCTACGGGAAGGCCGACGGCCAGCCCGGCGCCGCCGCCTGGGCGTTGGAGAATCTGCGCGGGAAGTGGAAGGTCACGCCGACCGTCGCCGCGACCACGCAGCTCGACGCGGTCCACCGGGTGCTGGGGCACCCGGGCGTCATCCTGGTAGCGGAGGGGGCTCCGCACCGGGTGAAGGGCCTGCTCGCGCAGGAGAAGAAGCGAGTGTCGCGGCTGGTCGGCGACACACCGATTTACGACGTGACCATCGGGCACGAGGACAACCAGGTCCCGCTGAAGAAGCTGCAGGCGCACCTGGCGAAGCTGCCGCGGAACCTGAAGCCGGCCCAGGTCGACGCGCTGGAGGCCAAGCTGGCGGCGCTGGGATCCCGGGGAGCGGCTATGCCCAAGGGGCCGATGCCGGCCGGGGCGAAGATGCGGAACGTGCAGCGGACGATCCGGCGGCGCTGA
- a CDS encoding RDD family protein → MARWTGEWLPGVGEGSAAAPREAPRWRGESLGLPESGPGAIAGGGPRFLALLVDLVLASLITTLFVRYDLQNAAAMQTFNLWAGAVWAVLTVVPVTFFGFTPGMAALGIRVARLDGATMVGAWRALVRMALTVLLLPPLVRNLDGRNWLDRVTNTVVIRMR, encoded by the coding sequence GTGGCGAGATGGACGGGCGAATGGCTGCCGGGCGTCGGCGAGGGCTCCGCGGCGGCTCCGAGAGAGGCCCCGCGCTGGCGTGGCGAGTCACTGGGCCTGCCCGAATCCGGGCCGGGCGCGATAGCCGGCGGCGGCCCGCGGTTCCTGGCGCTGCTGGTCGATTTGGTGCTGGCGTCGCTGATCACGACCTTGTTCGTGCGCTACGACCTGCAGAACGCCGCCGCGATGCAGACCTTCAACCTGTGGGCGGGCGCGGTCTGGGCGGTGCTCACCGTGGTGCCGGTCACGTTCTTCGGCTTCACGCCGGGGATGGCCGCGCTCGGCATCCGGGTGGCCCGCCTGGACGGCGCCACCATGGTCGGCGCATGGCGAGCCCTGGTCCGGATGGCGCTGACGGTGCTCCTGCTGCCTCCGCTGGTGCGGAACCTGGACGGCCGCAACTGGCTGGACCGAGTCACGAACACCGTCGTCATCCGGATGCGCTGA